ATGATTTggaaaattacataaaatatgaatcactatcacatcttattttatttgcaaCACAGTGTACTGGTCATATTAAACCATCCATAAACCAGTATGGGTGACAGGCTTTAtgacacacgcatacacacgaTATGTTGAATGTTTAAAAGAAGTAAACACCTGGTAACTAATCTGGAGAGCCTTTTCTCGAGGGCTTATTTTTGTTAGGAGTCCTACGCTGAGCACGCCACTGACTGAGCCACAGACTCCTGTGCTTGCTGTCACAGCTCTATAATTAGCCAGGGTCTAATCTGAGGTTGGATTTTGGTGGTGAGGCTCATGAAGATTCTCTGTTCTGTTACCTTGAACCCACAGACCTACCACACCTAAATGTTCTTGAATCattaaaatagtgaaaattacCTGCAAAGAACAGTATCTAACTTTATCACTTTGGTTAGAGAAAACACATAAGGCCTAAAATGTTGTTTAACAGGATTGTTTTGGCAATGCTCTTTGGGAGTTAATCTGTTGGCCTCCATCGACAACTCCCActccacagacacaaacatgcgACTGACTTCCCCGGTTGAGAGTAAACAGAATGAGGAGTTATTGAGTAAAGTGCTTCGCTTTATTTAGTTTTGCAAGCACTTTGGATTATCACACTTTTCTTGTGATTAGCACCAATGAAAATGTCCACGCATCATCAACGCACGCATGTTAAGAGAATGATACCTCTTTATAAAGTGCACAGggtgcgtgcacacacacacacacgcacgcacacacacgcacaaacacacatacacatcaataCTGCACAGTAAACCACAGTGGCTGGGCCATGGAAAGGCGGATGTGCTTATGGTCTTCACAAATGGTACATGGCAAGGTGGGGATGAGCCTTCATGCCCAAAATCTGTAAACCTCCCCACACATCATCCCCTTCCCCCTGACCCGAGTGTGTCGCTTGAGGCTTTCAAGGAGGGGCCACCGTGCTGCTAAAGTCAGCACTGATGGGCGAGGGACTAAAGGTCAGGAAAGGGGTCACAGGTCACGGTCATGTCGAGCCCGGACGTCCTCTGGTCTGCAGACTGCTGAAGTGCGCCTCCCTCAGGACTCTGTTGATGTAGTCATAGGAGACACTGCTGCCGTCTCCATGGAAACCGTGCTGCAAGGAGCTGGCAGAGTCTTCAGGCTTTGGGCTGAGTGAGGACTGGGAGATGCAGTTGTTCTGGCTGTGTATGCATGGCCTGGTGGTGGCCACTATTGCTCTCTCTGGACTGCTGATCCCattactgctgtcactgctggaAGACTGCAAACAGAGATCCAGAGATGGGCTTTGATTTTCAGCCTTGTGGACGGATGCAGatgctgtaaataaaacatcCTGAGCTTTTCCTGGCATTTTAGCTGTGCATGTGCAATGCAGAGTCACATGTATTCATATGGTCTATCCATAAATGTCAGTGGGCTTTACACTATAAACTGAGAGATAAATGACCTCAGTGGAAAATTTGCTTTTCTCTCTAGTATTGACCTTGATCACACATTCCAATGAAATCTGGGTAAACCTGTGCCTGAGTGATGCTCTAAAGATCTAAGAAAGAATCATTTCAGCCTCACCTCTGAGTCCAAATCTGACACAAGCAGGCTGGGACCCCCTCCTGACCTCTTGGCCTGAGGACTCAGCTGCTGGTCCTCCTCACTGTCACAGCTACGGTGACGCTTCCTGTGAAAAACAGGAATGGAAGAAGATAAGAGTATTGTAGAGTGAACATGTGAAGTGAAGGAGATAGTGTGACAGGAACGATGCAGAGAGGGGGGGTGGAGGATTGGGCGGAGAAAGGCAGAGTACCAGAAAGAGGAGACCAAAaatagcaacacacacacactcaggcagTTACATGATCAGACATGTGGCACTCCCATTATAAGAACACATTGATTAACATACCTTCACTTGGGTATATACAGAGCTGAAGGGACAAGTCTAAGTAAGTCCACTTCATTGTGTGATCAGACTATATTGTGTGGTGGGATTAGGGCTATTATATAATAAGATTCAAGCTCCAAGATGTTTATTGTCAATGCGGTTATACAAGTACAATCATGTTAAATACTTTGGCTGGGAAGCTCcattacagaaaaacagtaaatacataTACGTATATaaagacatacaaaatataatataatatataaagcaataaatatgtaaatgtatatgtttagggaaaatgtatacatttaaagatatatacatacatacacacacatatattctgtcttacatatatgtgtgtatttatgtacgtgtgtgtgtgtatatacacacacacacacacacacacacacacacacacacacacacacatatatatataatatatatataaaggcAGGACAACGTGATTTAGTTACAATGTTGTCTTTTTAGTCAAGGTAAatgtaatactgtatgtaataatGAGTATTATGAGTGTGTAATAATGAGTACTAAAAAAGCAAGATGTGTGAAAATGGCTTTACCTGTTGTCAGTCAGCATTTCTGCAGTCTTGACGGATGTTGGCAAATATGAAGGTTGACACTCCTTGTGAGCCGGGACTTGTTTTAAAGCTTTGGTCGGGTTACAGCTCCACGACCATATCGGAGAAAATCAGTATGGCAAGCTCCCTCTCATCTCATCAGGCGGTGCAGAATGTGAGAGTAAAGCCGGCTGAAGCACAGATCGACGGCTGCGGTTGAGTTCAGACCTGTCACCGCTACCGTTGTAACAGCTAGTTGTCAAGCTAACTACTTCAGCTAACTGACCTACTGCTGCCGCCGCTGCCGCTGCTCTATGCTAAACTTCTTCCGCTTTCGTATTCCGTCCACTTGCCGTTAATTGTGGTTAACGGTTTGCCTGGAACTCGACGACAACGTGACACAAGAAACCGAATAAGTAAAGTTAAAGCTAAATTAAGGTTTAACGCTGTCAGAAGTAGGAAAACCGACACTTCGGTGTTGTTAACTGTGTCATAGTGACGAGCTCGTCTTCGCTGAAGAGAAGAGCTCCACCCCTCTGTTTACATGACGTCACTAGTATAACCACGAAGCCGCTTCCTGTGGTGATGAACTCTGAGCTAAGATATAATCTCGTTTTTAGCTTCTGTCTTCCCGAATTAGCTGATTAATTTATCGTAAGAGATGGAACTTTGATATCATGTTGAAAATCGGCTTTTCCGTTGTTTAATGTAAGAGTTGCAACGTGTTGTATGCTGACTAGATAGTTATCTCACAAGTCGTCATTAGCCTAaatgtgaaatactgtatatctactgTTTGTGCACAGGCAGGTTTATATTTACATCTATACACCCTCTACGTTTGGTCCTTGGAGATTTTAGTTCGCTAGAATTTAGCTATGTATTCACATATtcatatgtttattattttatatgctGAAACTAGGGCTGAAataaactattattttcatgttcatttaatctgccgattattttctcgattcatCGATTTATTGTTTCGtctaaaatgttgaaatgaaaatagtgaaaattacccttttttatgttaaaattcAACACAGTCAAAGTTGACATCTGCatatgtctttttgtttgacCAGTCCACAACGATAATGATAATCAGTTCAATGTCATTTATGACcaagaaaagcattaaattatcTCACCTGAGAACTTGAAAACAGCAGATTTTTGACACTTCAGCTTcaaaaatggctaaaatgattaattgattatcaaaatagttgctgattaattttctgtcattcgactaattgattaatcgactaatcgctCCAGCTCTATCTTAAACCTATGTTAAACTCCCTATAATGCTGTAGCCTATATGCTGTTTTGCATAACTTCAATGTGCTACAACTTATACTTTCTTAAAAACTTTGACTTATGCATTCCAGCCCAACATGTAGTGTATTAACTGTCCTATGTACATTTTTCTTTGCTAGCAGCCTCCTGTGTGGCTTGGTATAGGATACCAGGACACATTTTAGTCATTAGAATCtagttttcattgttacgcCTCTTTCAAATACAGTTTTTCATAAACATCCATAGGTTACCATATAGGGTCAGGTACCCAAACAGCAGCAGGGAACAAAAGGAACAAGAATGATCTCTGCATGATGGAAAAGTTATGTTATAAATTTCACATTGATTCATCTGTAGTCATGTTAATGCTGTATATCTCTCCCGCAGATGAAGGTGATACAACACTCTGTGGAGacactgaaaacagctttggTCTCTAATCATCAGGACCTGGTTAAActttacagtaaacacacaaaagaagaaCGGCGTCTTCTGGAGGAGGGATTCCACTCAGGGCAGCATGGTTCCCTTTTCCAGCCCATCACAGTGCATTCTGACTCAGACTGGATTCCCGCTCACCCCGAGGAGCCTCAAGACTTTGGGAGCTTCTACAGAGACCCTTACCGCAAGACCCCCAGTGCTAGCTACAATACCATTTACATTCAGACTATAGgttagtttgtttgttaaagCCTCTGTATTCCTCGCTTCTAGAGAAgtttgtgagtgtatgtgtgtgagaatgttCTCACAGCTTTAGCACCAATAAGATATAAATGAGCTATTTACACTGACTGACATAGTACATAGGAAAGGCCATGTAATAATGCATaactcattaaaaataaatctgtcacCATGCAAATGATACTGTGGTTTACGCAGATTAATAAGGCATGTACAGTATGGTTTACAGTTATTTTTGGACTCTATGTGCAGCATGTCACACTGTTGTTAGCCTTAATTCAATACTATGTTTCTTGTAGGTTCCTTTGGAGAGGCGGGGGCCCGGACAGACCAGTATGTGGAGTGGCTCAGAGAATACTGCCAGGCCTTCTTCTATGGTCTTGCTGTTAAGTTGCTGCCAGCGGTTACTGTTGCTGAAACAGGGTGCTCTTTCAGGGTTAACAGTAACTCACACAACCTTCAGATCCTCACTGGTAAGTTGGGAGTTTCTGCTCTTAATTTTGGCAAGTCTACAATCATACCATAGTCTTGCGATACCAGACAATCAGAGATCTCCGCTTACCGAAATCTGGGGATTTCTAAACTCACAGTAGTTGCTTGAACGGCGGCGAGTACAGCTAACAAACCTACaccccttacattttgtcaaggacacgcCTTACCAGAAAAAATGTTCTCCCCCCATTGTCCTCCGTCgtgaactgcatgtcactgCCAAAAATGTGAAGGGCCACCCTAAAGACTTCAGATTGGTTCTGCAGTTCAGGGTTTTTTGTAAACTCTTTATTGTTTCTACCCAGTTTTAACTACAAAACTTGGGAGATTGCCCTCAGTGTCTATGAGCGAAGCATTTAGAGACTGAACTGTGCGTCTAATCATACCATATCCATCCCTATTAGTGTTTTGTCATCATTGTATTCTCTTGAAATTTAGGTGACTTGCTACGATTTCTGGGCAACAGGAAACCAAAAGATGCTTTTTGCATTGTTGGAATTACAATGATTGACCTCTACCCCAAAGACTCCTGGAATTTTGTCTTTGGACAGGCTTCTCTCAGTAAGGGTAAGATTTTACAATGTCTTAACTAAGAAAATACAACTTTCTCAGTGATTAGAATGGAAACATGTTAGCACACAAAACTACTACAGAATACCACAGAAGAGGGAATCAGTAAATATagctttatcaaaaatgttgatgTAAATAATACACATATAATTGATAATCAGTACTCTTCTTTTATGGAGCATTACGTTTCTGATAATGTAGTGTGGTTGAGCAGCCACAAGATGGTGCTGAAGTGAAATACATCCAGGAGAGATTTTATCTTCCTCACTGTTGATTCTTATCTGTGTTTACAGGAATGGGTGTTTTCAGCTTTGCCAGGTATGATGACTATTTCTACACCAGAAGTTATGCGGGGAGGCTGAAGAAACAGCTTAAGCCAAAACAAGGGGACTATTCTGTGTTTGATGGATATTACACCCCCCCCCATCACCAGCATTCTGCTGCTTCGGTCCTGCAAGGTTACTAACAAACATGCTCCTCCTCACTTAGTGTTGGTACTATGAACTTTGGAGTGGTCTCGTCAAAGGTCCTCCATTGCTTCTTTTTATCAATATTGGTGATTAGAGGACTCAatactaatgaaaaaaaaaacatttaacttctgtgcttgtgtttgtttgtttgtttgtttatttttttggtcagaaaaatacaaactttAATCATTTCTTTCCAGACAATGACCCATGAGATTGGCCATATGTTTGGAATAAAGCATTGCCA
This sequence is a window from Thunnus albacares chromosome 20, fThuAlb1.1, whole genome shotgun sequence. Protein-coding genes within it:
- the LOC122970804 gene encoding LOW QUALITY PROTEIN: archaemetzincin-2 (The sequence of the model RefSeq protein was modified relative to this genomic sequence to represent the inferred CDS: deleted 1 base in 1 codon) produces the protein MKVIQHSVETLKTALVSNHQDLVKLYSKHTKEERRLLEEGFHSGQHGSLFQPITVHSDSDWIPAHPEEPQDFGSFYRDPYRKTPSASYNTIYIQTIGSFGEAGARTDQYVEWLREYCQAFFYGLAVKLLPAVTVAETGCSFRVNSNSHNLQILTGDLLRFLGNRKPKDAFCIVGITMIDLYPKDSWNFVFGQASLSKGMGVFSFARYDDYFYTRSYAGRLKKQLKPKQGDYSVFDGYYTPPITSILLLRSCKTMTHEIGHMFGIKHCQWLNCVMQGSNHLEESDRRPLDFCPICLRKLQVSIGFQIAERYKALMHWMEEDQSQTSTPEEASASQLHFPKPTEAFHTSKLWLCRCLDILEKNER
- the si:dkey-21c1.1 gene encoding protein FAM104A; this translates as MLTDNRKRHRSCDSEEDQQLSPQAKRSGGGPSLLVSDLDSESSSSDSSNGISSPERAIVATTRPCIHSQNNCISQSSLSPKPEDSASSLQHGFHGDGSSVSYDYINRVLREAHFSSLQTRGRPGST